One genomic segment of Actinoplanes ianthinogenes includes these proteins:
- a CDS encoding response regulator transcription factor: MLADDEDLIRGALAALLTLEPDLTVVGEAADSERAVEVAMRTRPDLAVLDLEMPPGDGLQAATAIRARLGIPVVLVTRHARPAVLRRALAAGIGGFVPKTTPAARLAEIIRAVHGGGRYVDPEIAASALSENDCPLTARELEILAVVRGGAPIAEIAAALHLAPGTVRNYLSVVMGKLGADTRHAAAHRAWVEGWI, from the coding sequence GTGCTTGCTGATGACGAGGACCTGATTCGTGGGGCGTTGGCTGCGCTGCTGACTCTAGAGCCGGACCTCACGGTGGTCGGCGAGGCGGCGGACAGCGAGAGGGCGGTTGAGGTCGCGATGCGGACTCGACCCGATCTGGCGGTGCTCGACCTGGAGATGCCGCCGGGGGACGGGTTGCAGGCGGCGACGGCGATTCGGGCCCGGTTGGGGATACCGGTTGTGCTGGTCACCCGGCATGCTCGGCCGGCTGTGCTGCGCCGGGCGTTGGCGGCCGGCATTGGCGGGTTCGTTCCGAAGACGACGCCGGCGGCCAGGCTTGCTGAGATCATCCGGGCGGTGCACGGTGGCGGGCGCTATGTCGACCCGGAGATCGCGGCGAGTGCCCTGAGCGAGAATGACTGTCCGCTTACCGCGCGTGAGCTGGAGATTCTTGCGGTGGTTCGGGGCGGGGCGCCGATCGCCGAGATCGCCGCGGCGTTGCATTTGGCACCGGGGACTGTTCGCAACTATCTGTCGGTGGTGATGGGCAAGTTGGGCGCTGACACCCGGCATGCCGCCGCTCATCGCGCCTGGGTGGAGGGCTGGATCTGA
- a CDS encoding alpha-L-arabinofuranosidase C-terminal domain-containing protein translates to MPHIRARLIGAAAVLVSLPLAVAPPVAASAVEPDYTIKVSPDATGAKISKSMYGVFFEDINYAADGGLYAELVRNRSFEFTATDANGFNGLTAWTVDGTATVVNDDQRLNERNRNYLSLNGSVTNAGYNSGIAVQKSDLYDFSIWARGSATLTITLTGAAPLTITTSGDAWRKYTGLLRGTATSDRGRLSVSSSAPVKIDEVSLFPRDTYKGRKNGLRADLAEKIAALHPGFVRFPGGCLVNTGSMYPYDAANNYPRARSYQWKDTVGAVETRATNKNFWGYNASYGLGYYEYFQFAEDIGAMPLPVLPALVTGCGQNRATVDEALLQKYIQDTLDLIEFANGPVTSTWGRVRAQMGHPKPFGLTTVAIGNEENLPEEYFANFVKFEDAIKAKYPSITVISNSGPDDQGGTFENLWAKNKANGTDMVDEHYYNSPAWFLQNNNRYDSYDRNGPKVFLGEYASLDAKFANSLAEAAYMTGLERNADVVKMASYAPLLANIDNVQWKPDMIWFDNDESWGSTSYQMQKLFMNNVGDRVVPSAVSGGGVQLPKPITGAIGLSTWRTAATYDDVKVTRPDGTVLFSDDFGDGNADGWTPVANRGTWTVANGGYAQTTTDTEDTMVKAATITDTDYDYTLKATKQAGAEGFLVAFGIQQTGNFYWWNLGGWNNTQGAVEKGITSAKEQLLTKPNTITTGQTYDLKIQVRGTKVTLFLDGVEWGSFDDNAVTEPFAQVVTTDTKTGELIVKVVNAQDKAAVTKIDLGGRKVAGTAKMTVLTGDPAEQNTRTAEPIQPVTSTIRGVSSSFTREFPANSVTFLRIRTR, encoded by the coding sequence ATGCCACACATCAGAGCCCGTTTGATCGGAGCGGCGGCCGTGCTGGTCTCGCTGCCGCTCGCGGTCGCCCCGCCGGTCGCCGCGTCCGCGGTCGAGCCGGACTACACGATCAAGGTCAGCCCGGACGCCACCGGCGCGAAGATCTCGAAGTCGATGTACGGCGTCTTCTTCGAGGACATCAACTACGCGGCCGACGGCGGTCTCTACGCCGAGCTGGTCCGCAACCGCTCGTTCGAGTTCACTGCGACCGACGCGAACGGCTTCAACGGCCTGACCGCCTGGACCGTCGACGGCACGGCCACCGTGGTGAACGACGACCAGCGGCTCAACGAGCGCAACCGGAACTATCTGTCGCTGAACGGCAGCGTCACCAACGCCGGGTACAACAGCGGCATCGCCGTACAAAAATCTGATTTGTACGATTTTTCGATCTGGGCCCGTGGCTCCGCGACGCTGACGATCACCCTGACCGGTGCCGCGCCCCTCACGATCACGACGAGCGGTGACGCCTGGCGGAAATACACCGGGCTGCTGCGCGGGACGGCCACCTCCGACCGCGGCCGGCTGAGCGTCTCCAGCAGCGCGCCGGTCAAGATCGACGAGGTCTCGCTGTTCCCGCGCGACACCTACAAGGGCCGCAAGAACGGCCTGCGCGCCGACCTGGCCGAGAAGATCGCGGCGCTGCACCCGGGCTTCGTCCGGTTCCCCGGCGGCTGCCTGGTCAACACCGGCAGCATGTACCCCTACGACGCGGCGAACAACTACCCGCGGGCCCGGTCCTACCAGTGGAAGGACACCGTCGGGGCGGTCGAGACCCGTGCCACCAACAAGAACTTCTGGGGCTACAACGCCTCCTACGGCCTCGGCTACTACGAGTACTTCCAGTTCGCCGAGGACATCGGCGCGATGCCGCTGCCGGTGCTGCCGGCGCTGGTCACCGGCTGTGGGCAGAACCGCGCCACGGTCGACGAGGCGCTGCTCCAGAAGTACATCCAGGACACCCTGGACCTGATCGAGTTCGCGAACGGGCCGGTCACCTCGACCTGGGGCAGGGTCCGCGCGCAGATGGGGCACCCGAAGCCGTTCGGCCTGACCACGGTCGCCATCGGCAACGAGGAGAACCTGCCCGAGGAGTACTTCGCGAACTTCGTCAAGTTCGAGGACGCGATCAAGGCCAAGTACCCGTCGATCACCGTGATCAGCAACTCCGGGCCGGACGACCAGGGCGGCACGTTCGAGAACCTGTGGGCCAAGAACAAGGCCAACGGCACCGACATGGTCGACGAGCACTACTACAACAGCCCGGCCTGGTTCCTCCAGAACAACAACCGGTACGACTCGTACGACCGCAACGGTCCCAAGGTCTTCCTCGGTGAGTACGCCTCGCTGGACGCCAAGTTCGCCAACTCGCTGGCCGAGGCGGCCTACATGACCGGTCTGGAGCGCAACGCCGACGTGGTGAAGATGGCGTCCTACGCGCCGCTGCTCGCCAACATCGACAACGTGCAGTGGAAGCCGGACATGATCTGGTTCGACAACGACGAGTCGTGGGGCTCGACCAGCTACCAGATGCAGAAGCTGTTCATGAACAACGTCGGCGACCGGGTGGTGCCGAGCGCGGTCAGCGGCGGCGGCGTGCAGCTGCCCAAGCCGATCACCGGCGCGATCGGGCTCTCCACCTGGCGGACCGCGGCCACCTACGACGACGTCAAGGTGACCAGGCCGGACGGCACGGTGCTATTCAGCGACGACTTCGGTGACGGCAACGCCGACGGCTGGACCCCGGTGGCGAACCGCGGCACCTGGACCGTGGCGAACGGCGGCTACGCCCAGACGACCACGGACACCGAGGACACCATGGTCAAGGCGGCGACGATCACCGACACCGACTACGACTACACGCTGAAGGCGACCAAGCAGGCCGGCGCCGAGGGCTTCCTGGTCGCGTTCGGCATCCAGCAGACCGGCAACTTCTACTGGTGGAACCTGGGCGGCTGGAACAACACCCAGGGCGCCGTCGAGAAGGGGATCACCTCCGCCAAGGAGCAGCTGCTCACCAAGCCGAACACGATCACCACCGGGCAGACCTACGACCTCAAGATCCAAGTACGGGGTACGAAGGTGACGCTGTTCCTGGACGGCGTCGAGTGGGGCAGCTTCGACGACAACGCGGTCACCGAGCCGTTCGCGCAGGTCGTCACCACCGACACGAAGACCGGCGAGCTGATCGTCAAGGTGGTCAACGCCCAGGACAAGGCGGCCGTCACCAAGATCGATCTTGGCGGCCGGAAGGTCGCGGGCACGGCGAAGATGACCGTCCTGACCGGCGACCCGGCCGAGCAGAACACCCGCACGGCCGAACCGATCCAGCCGGTCACCAGCACCATCCGCGGCGTCTCGTCGAGCTTCACCCGCGAGTTCCCGGCGAACTCGGTCACCTTCCTGCGCATCCGGACCCGATGA
- a CDS encoding glycoside hydrolase family 43 protein, whose amino-acid sequence MNRRTLLLGGAAGALATVLPAAALLSAAEGAPHADPVVSDAEIYGVPTTQPLVSQRADPFISERINGKYYFTGSVPSYDRVVLRGSTTLAGLTDATETTIWTRPAGGKMGGFVWAPELHRIDGKWYIYFTSSDADDIWHIRPFVLESSLADPLDPAGWSVKGEIALEWDSFALDATTFSHRGKRYLLWAQSEPEIAVNSSVYIAEMANPWTLKSKPTRLTTPTKSWEIQGYKVNEGPAVLVRNGRVFLTYSASATDANYCMGLLTASASANLLDRDSWTKSPDPIFVSNDETKRWGPGHNSFTVAEDGKTDVLVYHARDYKQITGDPLYDPNRHARVQKLYWHPDGTPLFGVPVGDGGPIVRLNVRDSRNTFVHHAGTAVQVAPAPRDLGATQFRFVAAADGTETIQSVDQPSLFLTINGTAVTLTATATPIRRIPTRGGITIRTAADPARFLKVTAGTVTTATSGTVFQLS is encoded by the coding sequence ATGAATCGTCGGACTCTCCTTCTGGGCGGCGCCGCCGGTGCGCTCGCCACCGTTCTGCCGGCCGCCGCTCTGCTGAGCGCCGCCGAGGGCGCGCCGCACGCCGACCCGGTTGTCAGCGACGCCGAGATCTACGGCGTGCCCACCACCCAGCCGCTGGTCAGTCAGCGGGCCGACCCGTTCATCAGCGAGCGGATCAACGGCAAGTACTACTTCACCGGCTCGGTCCCCTCCTACGACCGCGTCGTGCTGCGCGGCTCCACCACCCTGGCCGGGCTGACCGACGCGACCGAGACCACCATCTGGACGCGCCCGGCCGGCGGCAAGATGGGCGGTTTCGTCTGGGCGCCGGAGCTGCACCGGATCGACGGCAAGTGGTACATCTACTTCACCAGCAGCGACGCCGACGACATCTGGCACATCCGGCCGTTCGTCCTGGAGTCGTCGCTGGCCGACCCGCTCGACCCGGCCGGCTGGTCGGTGAAGGGCGAGATCGCTCTGGAGTGGGACAGCTTCGCGCTGGACGCGACCACGTTCAGCCACCGGGGCAAGCGGTACCTGCTGTGGGCGCAGAGCGAGCCGGAGATCGCGGTGAACTCCAGCGTCTACATCGCCGAGATGGCGAACCCGTGGACGCTGAAGTCGAAGCCGACCCGGCTCACCACGCCCACCAAGTCGTGGGAGATCCAGGGCTACAAGGTGAACGAGGGGCCGGCGGTGCTGGTCCGCAACGGGCGGGTGTTCCTGACCTACTCGGCCAGCGCCACCGACGCCAACTACTGCATGGGGCTGCTCACCGCGTCCGCCTCGGCGAACCTGCTGGACCGGGACAGTTGGACGAAGAGCCCGGACCCGATCTTCGTGAGCAACGATGAGACGAAGCGCTGGGGTCCCGGGCACAACTCGTTCACCGTGGCCGAGGACGGTAAGACCGACGTGCTGGTCTACCACGCCCGTGACTACAAGCAGATCACCGGCGACCCGCTGTACGACCCGAACCGCCACGCCCGGGTGCAGAAGCTTTACTGGCACCCGGACGGCACGCCGCTGTTCGGGGTGCCGGTGGGCGACGGCGGCCCGATCGTCCGCCTGAACGTCCGTGACTCCCGGAACACCTTCGTGCACCACGCTGGCACGGCGGTCCAGGTCGCCCCGGCGCCGCGTGACCTGGGCGCCACCCAGTTCCGCTTCGTAGCCGCCGCCGACGGCACCGAAACCATCCAGTCCGTCGACCAGCCCTCCCTGTTCCTCACCATCAACGGCACCGCGGTGACCCTCACCGCCACCGCCACCCCGATCCGCCGGATCCCCACCCGGGGAGGCATCACCATCCGCACCGCCGCCGACCCGGCCCGCTTCCTGAAGGTCACCGCCGGCACGGTAACCACCGCCACCTCCGGCACCGTCTTCCAGCTGAGCTGA
- a CDS encoding glycosyltransferase family 39 protein has protein sequence MIDLETGVQPVATTTVTARARAVVPGVLSGLLMLVVALTDATRPGLSWDEVTSAEVSQRTFGEIWTLVHHVDAVFAAYYWFLHAWTGVFGDSMLSLRLPSILAMAGAAGLAAELGRRLFSPLIGLVTGLILVMIPNTSRYAAEARPYAFVCFLSVLALLILVTLVARRERAPLWLWAGYSVTLLLLGGFHLVSLTTLAAHAVVVGVAAWRRHDWRLVRTWLIAVVVAVLPLLPLARFGTQQDETQLHWVKPITIDLVRAMPADIAGSSRLVWLLIGLAVLAAWRPGRRIAPIAVLALGPFTVVALVSALASPMWVARYMLVVLTPLALLAAVALVADTPEPRAWRDLLGGRFFRIGAVLLLLAFVALPGQQDVRKPAAKNGPDYRGLAKVVGQYEQPGDVIVYPPKNRAMRAGMDYYLNRLPSRPADVLFKTPAAQTGLLIADEYTDDAARVAGAPEVWLILADQRPDPLGARPGLRELLTTQYTEAGRWHKKHGTAVLYRRKG, from the coding sequence GTGATCGACTTAGAGACCGGTGTGCAGCCGGTGGCCACGACGACCGTGACGGCTCGGGCGCGGGCCGTCGTCCCCGGGGTGCTCTCCGGACTGCTGATGCTCGTGGTCGCTCTGACCGACGCCACCCGTCCGGGACTGAGCTGGGACGAGGTGACCTCGGCCGAGGTGTCCCAGCGGACCTTCGGCGAGATCTGGACGCTGGTCCACCACGTGGACGCCGTCTTCGCCGCGTACTACTGGTTCCTGCACGCCTGGACCGGGGTCTTCGGCGACAGCATGCTGTCGCTGCGGCTGCCGTCGATCCTGGCGATGGCCGGCGCGGCCGGGCTCGCCGCCGAGCTCGGCCGGCGGCTGTTCAGCCCGCTGATCGGGCTGGTCACCGGTCTGATCCTGGTGATGATCCCGAACACCTCGCGCTATGCGGCGGAGGCCCGGCCCTACGCGTTCGTCTGCTTCCTCTCGGTCCTCGCCCTGCTGATCCTAGTGACCCTGGTGGCCAGGAGGGAGCGAGCGCCCCTCTGGCTGTGGGCCGGCTACTCGGTGACCCTGCTGCTGCTCGGCGGGTTCCACCTGGTCTCGCTCACCACCCTGGCCGCGCACGCCGTGGTCGTGGGCGTCGCCGCCTGGCGCCGGCACGACTGGCGGCTGGTCCGGACCTGGCTGATCGCCGTCGTGGTCGCGGTCCTGCCCCTGCTGCCGCTGGCCCGGTTCGGCACCCAGCAGGACGAGACCCAGCTGCACTGGGTCAAGCCGATCACCATCGACCTGGTCCGCGCGATGCCCGCCGACATCGCCGGATCGAGCCGGCTGGTCTGGCTGCTGATCGGCCTCGCGGTGCTCGCCGCCTGGCGCCCGGGCCGCCGGATCGCGCCGATCGCGGTGCTCGCGCTCGGCCCGTTCACCGTGGTCGCGTTGGTCTCGGCGCTGGCCTCGCCGATGTGGGTGGCCCGCTACATGCTCGTGGTGCTGACCCCGCTCGCCCTCCTGGCCGCGGTCGCCCTGGTCGCCGACACCCCGGAGCCGCGCGCCTGGCGGGACCTGCTCGGCGGCCGGTTCTTCCGGATCGGTGCGGTGCTGCTCCTGCTCGCCTTCGTCGCGCTGCCGGGCCAGCAGGACGTCCGCAAGCCGGCCGCGAAGAACGGGCCGGACTACCGCGGCCTGGCCAAGGTGGTCGGCCAGTACGAGCAGCCCGGCGACGTGATCGTCTACCCGCCCAAGAACCGCGCGATGCGCGCCGGGATGGACTACTACCTGAACCGGCTGCCCAGCCGGCCGGCCGACGTGCTGTTCAAGACCCCGGCCGCGCAGACCGGCCTGCTCATTGCCGACGAGTACACCGACGACGCGGCCCGGGTGGCCGGCGCCCCGGAGGTCTGGCTGATCCTCGCGGACCAGCGGCCCGACCCGCTGGGCGCCCGGCCCGGCCTGCGCGAGCTGCTCACCACGCAGTACACCGAGGCCGGTCGCTGGCACAAGAAACACGGCACCGCGGTGCTGTACCGCCGCAAGGGCTGA
- a CDS encoding PhoX family protein: MPDSIRRLLPLLGHSGGNRDAMTCFYRCGNACDHPAPNESANGYLGDVVNAAMSRRGVMRAGAVGGMVLGFGGAATAALAGPAAAAAPASHTPAHGHKPTKAGKLTFETVEPNTLDRVTIPAGYQTSVVIRWGDPVVAGAPAFDLHNQSAYRQSLQFGFNNDFVGVLPLPGRHDRALLVVNHEYTNEELMFPGFTSLDALSVGQLETAIAAHGLSVVEIERVGRSGQWKPVAGRRLPYNRRITALATTFHLTGPAAGSAALRTAADPHGKTVIGTLNNCSGGVTPWGTVLSGEENFNQYFVGGDAVSDAEKVRLNRYGITTTARYPSGSRKWDRAQERFDLAKHPNEANRFGWVVEVDPFDPDSAPRKHTALGRLKHEGANVIVAKNGHVVAYMGDDERFEYLYKFVSDKKFMPGHSPVARKHNLTLLESGTLYVAKVIGDSVASEIDGSGKLPLDEKFDGKGVWIKLVAGNRSFVPGMTAADVLTFTRQAGDAAGATKMDRPEDVQPSLRTGKIYAAMTNNTNRGVGTNAPADEANPRNANKHGHIFEITEDGGDHTGESFSWQLPIVCGDPAAADTYFGGYDKSAVSPISCPDNVAFDSAGNLWISTDGTPSTLKTNDGLFAVPVEGRERGHLKQFLTVPVGAETCGPFITEDDKSVFVAVQHPGEVTGATVDKPASVWPDGGYAKPAVIVTWRPDGGPIGS; this comes from the coding sequence ATGCCAGACTCGATTCGCCGTCTTCTGCCGCTGCTCGGGCACAGTGGTGGCAACCGGGACGCGATGACCTGTTTCTACCGATGCGGGAACGCCTGTGACCACCCCGCGCCCAACGAGTCCGCCAACGGCTACCTGGGCGATGTGGTCAACGCCGCGATGAGCCGCCGTGGCGTGATGCGCGCCGGCGCGGTCGGCGGCATGGTGCTCGGCTTCGGCGGTGCGGCCACCGCCGCCCTGGCCGGCCCGGCGGCGGCCGCCGCGCCTGCTTCGCACACTCCCGCGCACGGCCACAAGCCCACGAAGGCCGGCAAGCTCACCTTCGAGACCGTCGAGCCGAACACGCTGGACCGGGTGACCATCCCGGCCGGCTACCAGACCTCGGTCGTGATCCGCTGGGGTGACCCGGTCGTCGCCGGCGCACCGGCCTTCGACCTGCACAACCAGTCGGCGTACCGGCAGTCGCTCCAGTTCGGCTTCAACAACGACTTCGTCGGCGTGCTGCCGCTTCCCGGACGGCACGACCGGGCGCTGCTCGTGGTCAACCACGAGTACACCAACGAGGAGCTGATGTTCCCCGGCTTCACCAGCCTGGACGCGCTCTCCGTCGGGCAGCTGGAGACCGCGATCGCCGCGCACGGCCTCTCCGTCGTGGAGATCGAGCGGGTCGGCCGCAGCGGGCAGTGGAAGCCGGTTGCCGGTCGCCGCCTGCCCTACAACCGCCGGATCACCGCGCTGGCCACCACGTTCCACCTGACCGGCCCGGCCGCCGGCTCGGCCGCGCTGCGGACCGCCGCCGACCCGCACGGCAAGACCGTCATCGGTACGCTGAACAACTGCTCCGGCGGCGTCACCCCGTGGGGCACTGTGCTCTCCGGCGAGGAGAACTTCAACCAGTACTTCGTCGGTGGCGACGCGGTCTCCGACGCCGAGAAGGTCAGGCTCAACCGGTACGGCATCACCACCACCGCGCGGTATCCCAGCGGCTCGCGCAAGTGGGACCGGGCGCAGGAGCGCTTCGACCTGGCCAAGCACCCGAACGAGGCGAACCGGTTCGGCTGGGTCGTCGAGGTGGACCCGTTCGACCCGGACTCGGCCCCGCGCAAGCACACCGCGCTGGGCCGGCTCAAGCACGAGGGCGCGAACGTCATCGTGGCGAAGAACGGGCACGTGGTCGCGTACATGGGTGACGACGAGCGGTTCGAGTACCTGTACAAGTTCGTCTCCGACAAGAAGTTCATGCCGGGGCACTCGCCCGTGGCCCGCAAGCACAACCTGACCCTGCTCGAGTCCGGCACGCTGTACGTCGCCAAGGTCATCGGCGACAGCGTGGCGAGCGAGATCGACGGCTCCGGCAAGCTCCCGCTCGACGAGAAGTTCGACGGCAAGGGCGTCTGGATCAAGCTGGTCGCGGGCAACCGCTCGTTCGTCCCGGGGATGACCGCCGCGGACGTGCTGACCTTCACCCGCCAGGCGGGCGACGCGGCCGGCGCGACGAAGATGGACCGGCCCGAGGACGTGCAGCCGAGCCTGCGTACCGGCAAGATCTACGCCGCGATGACCAACAACACCAACCGTGGTGTCGGCACGAACGCCCCGGCCGACGAGGCGAACCCGCGCAACGCCAACAAGCACGGGCACATCTTCGAGATCACCGAGGACGGCGGCGACCACACCGGCGAGTCGTTCAGCTGGCAGCTGCCGATCGTCTGCGGCGACCCGGCCGCGGCCGACACCTACTTCGGCGGTTACGACAAGTCGGCGGTCTCGCCGATCTCCTGCCCGGACAACGTCGCCTTCGACAGCGCCGGCAACCTGTGGATCTCCACGGACGGTACGCCGAGCACGCTGAAGACCAACGACGGCCTGTTCGCGGTGCCGGTCGAGGGCCGGGAGCGCGGGCACCTCAAGCAGTTCCTGACCGTGCCGGTCGGCGCCGAGACCTGCGGCCCGTTCATCACCGAGGACGACAAGTCGGTCTTCGTGGCGGTGCAGCACCCCGGTGAGGTCACCGGCGCCACCGTCGACAAGCCGGCCTCGGTCTGGCCGGACGGCGGGTACGCCAAGCCCGCCGTGATCGTCACCTGGCGCCCGGACGGCGGCCCGATCGGCAGCTGA
- a CDS encoding AfsR/SARP family transcriptional regulator, with protein MSVTFTLLGPVRAWRDGAELPLGSPQQRAALSVLLLREGLLTTVDELVDALWPTDPPASAVATVRTYLSRLRGLLRPGDAVRIDWIGGGYVLTAPPGSLDVQVFHRHTARAAEALRAGDRRTAAAALRAALALHRGAPLAGVGGDYVTGQRARLTELRRAAAVDLATVTIELGGHAEAIADLRAMVAEEPLREHCHALLMTALHRSGRTADALSHYREVHRVLAAELGVQPGPALRALHRRILTGDPALV; from the coding sequence ATGTCGGTCACGTTCACCCTGCTCGGTCCGGTCCGCGCCTGGCGCGACGGCGCCGAACTGCCGCTCGGCTCCCCGCAGCAGCGCGCCGCGCTCTCCGTGCTGCTGCTCCGTGAGGGACTGCTGACCACGGTGGACGAGCTGGTCGACGCGCTCTGGCCGACGGATCCGCCGGCGTCCGCGGTGGCCACCGTGCGCACCTACCTGTCCCGGCTGCGCGGGCTGCTCCGCCCCGGCGACGCGGTCCGGATCGACTGGATCGGCGGGGGCTACGTGCTGACGGCGCCCCCCGGTTCCCTCGACGTCCAGGTCTTCCACCGGCACACCGCGCGGGCCGCGGAGGCGCTCCGGGCCGGCGACCGGCGAACCGCGGCTGCCGCGTTGCGCGCCGCCCTGGCCCTGCACCGGGGCGCCCCGCTGGCCGGCGTCGGCGGCGACTACGTGACGGGCCAGCGCGCCCGGCTCACCGAGCTGCGCCGGGCCGCCGCCGTCGACCTGGCCACCGTCACCATCGAGCTGGGCGGGCACGCCGAGGCGATCGCCGACCTGCGTGCCATGGTCGCCGAGGAGCCGCTCCGCGAGCACTGCCACGCGCTGCTGATGACCGCGCTGCATCGCTCCGGGCGCACCGCCGACGCGCTGAGCCATTACCGCGAGGTGCACCGGGTGCTCGCCGCCGAGCTGGGCGTCCAGCCGGGTCCCGCCCTGCGCGCGCTGCACCGGCGGATCCTGACGGGTGACCCGGCTCTGGTCTGA
- a CDS encoding phosphoglycerate dehydrogenase encodes MKVLLPDSVELDVTLPADVTAVVYQIGAPIPEEHTDAEILVVWGNPPAPLADAAQRLKRLRWVQTLAAGPDAVLQAGFAPDVVVTAGLGLHDQTVAEHTLTLVLAAARRLNLLVRAQIGHRWAGELGGRQPVKDTGAFRTLRDAHVVIWGFGGIAGTLAPLLAALGARVTGVARTAGERHGFPVVTAADFPELLPTADVLISILPATASTAGALDATVFGLLPPRAWVVNVGRGSTLDETALLDALRSGRIAGAALDVFATEPLPPASELWDQPNVIITPHAAGGRPVGAAGLIEANVAAFLAAQPLRNQVWPHP; translated from the coding sequence ATGAAGGTGCTGCTGCCCGACTCCGTGGAACTCGACGTCACGCTGCCCGCCGACGTCACCGCCGTGGTCTATCAGATCGGCGCGCCGATCCCGGAGGAGCACACCGACGCCGAGATCCTGGTGGTCTGGGGCAACCCGCCGGCCCCGCTGGCCGACGCGGCCCAGCGGCTCAAACGGCTGCGCTGGGTGCAGACCCTGGCCGCCGGGCCGGACGCGGTGCTCCAGGCCGGGTTCGCCCCGGACGTGGTGGTCACCGCCGGGCTCGGGCTGCACGACCAGACCGTCGCCGAGCACACCCTGACCCTGGTGCTGGCCGCCGCCCGCCGGCTGAACCTGCTGGTCCGGGCTCAGATCGGCCACCGCTGGGCGGGGGAGCTGGGCGGGAGGCAGCCGGTCAAGGACACCGGCGCCTTCCGGACGCTGCGCGACGCGCACGTGGTGATCTGGGGCTTCGGCGGGATCGCCGGCACCCTCGCCCCGCTGCTGGCCGCGCTCGGCGCCCGGGTCACCGGGGTGGCCCGGACGGCCGGCGAGCGCCACGGCTTCCCGGTCGTCACCGCCGCCGACTTCCCCGAGCTGCTGCCCACCGCGGACGTGCTGATCTCGATCCTGCCGGCCACCGCGTCGACCGCCGGTGCGCTGGACGCCACCGTGTTCGGCCTGCTCCCGCCGCGCGCCTGGGTGGTGAACGTGGGCCGGGGCAGCACCCTCGACGAAACCGCGCTGCTCGACGCGCTGCGCTCGGGCCGGATCGCCGGCGCGGCCCTGGACGTGTTCGCCACCGAGCCGCTGCCGCCCGCCTCGGAGCTGTGGGACCAGCCGAACGTGATCATCACCCCGCACGCGGCCGGTGGCCGTCCGGTCGGCGCGGCGGGGCTGATCGAGGCGAACGTGGCGGCCTTTCTCGCCGCTCAGCCTCTGCGCAATCAGGTCTGGCCGCATCCTTGA